A DNA window from Candidatus Sulfidibacterium hydrothermale contains the following coding sequences:
- a CDS encoding ABC transporter ATP-binding protein, producing the protein MASEIIRLEKISRHYRVGSEVVKALQEISLSIKKNEFVAMMGPSGSGKSTLMNVLGCLDTPTGGHYFLNGMDVSKMTDNELADVRNREIGFIFQTFNLLPRSTALENVMLPLIYAGVSKQERIKRATEALESVQLADRMNHKPNELSGGQRQRVAVARALVNKPSLILADEPTGNLDSKTSVEIIGLLEEIHRKGNTIVLVTHEEDIAEHAHRIIRLRDGRIEEDKPNERILSYSENAAVSS; encoded by the coding sequence ATGGCCTCTGAAATCATCCGGCTCGAAAAAATTTCACGACATTATCGTGTGGGTTCCGAAGTAGTAAAAGCATTACAGGAAATTAGCCTTTCCATTAAGAAAAATGAATTTGTTGCCATGATGGGCCCGTCCGGCTCCGGAAAATCGACATTGATGAATGTTCTTGGATGCCTGGATACTCCTACGGGCGGACACTATTTTCTGAATGGGATGGACGTAAGTAAAATGACGGACAATGAGCTGGCAGATGTGCGGAACCGGGAGATTGGTTTTATTTTTCAAACGTTCAATCTTTTGCCGCGCTCTACCGCTTTGGAAAATGTGATGCTTCCGCTGATTTATGCTGGTGTGAGCAAACAGGAACGGATAAAACGGGCTACCGAAGCACTGGAAAGCGTTCAGTTGGCCGACCGGATGAACCATAAACCCAACGAATTGTCGGGCGGACAGCGACAAAGAGTGGCTGTGGCCCGTGCCTTGGTAAATAAACCGTCACTGATTCTTGCCGATGAACCGACCGGAAACCTGGATTCGAAAACATCGGTTGAAATTATTGGACTGCTGGAAGAGATTCACCGGAAAGGAAATACCATTGTACTGGTGACCCACGAAGAAGATATAGCCGAGCATGCTCACCGGATTATCCGGCTGCGTGACGGGAGAATTGAAGAAGATAAACCCAACGAAAGAATCCTTTCTTACAGCGAAAACGCTGCAGTATCGTCTTGA
- a CDS encoding IS3 family transposase — protein MNRLYKSIGISKQAFHKMLDKKLRIRSEQKQLLVMIYQIREDHPTMGIRDMYYKLRPQTMGRDRFEAFCKSEGLTVAKVKNWRRTTDSTGVVRFDNLLKSMTLTGINQAWQSDITYYEINSRFYYITFIEDSYSRRILGHSVSKRLTTEQTTLPALQKAIKLRMKENTMTTGIVFHSDGGGQYYDKAFLKLTQKEGFKNSMCEYPWENGKVERLNGVIKNNYLNHRQINSFEELQKEVDRTVLLYNQEKPHIELQRKSPNEFEKSYLCNGQQSFSL, from the coding sequence ATGAACCGTCTGTATAAGAGCATAGGGATTAGTAAACAGGCTTTTCATAAGATGCTGGATAAAAAGCTGAGAATACGCTCAGAGCAAAAGCAATTACTGGTTATGATTTATCAAATACGAGAGGATCATCCTACAATGGGAATACGGGATATGTATTATAAGTTACGTCCCCAGACCATGGGCAGAGACCGGTTTGAAGCCTTTTGCAAATCAGAAGGGTTAACGGTAGCAAAGGTAAAAAACTGGCGAAGAACCACCGATAGCACAGGCGTTGTCCGGTTTGATAATTTATTAAAAAGCATGACTTTAACCGGAATTAATCAGGCATGGCAAAGTGATATTACCTACTATGAAATAAACAGCAGATTCTATTACATCACTTTTATTGAAGATTCCTATTCCAGACGGATTTTAGGTCATTCTGTTTCAAAAAGGCTGACTACAGAACAGACTACATTACCGGCTTTACAGAAGGCTATTAAACTTCGGATGAAGGAAAACACAATGACAACCGGTATTGTATTTCACTCAGACGGAGGGGGTCAATATTACGACAAGGCTTTTTTAAAGCTGACTCAAAAAGAAGGCTTTAAAAACAGCATGTGCGAATACCCGTGGGAGAACGGGAAAGTAGAAAGACTAAACGGGGTTATAAAAAACAATTACCTGAACCATCGTCAGATAAACAGTTTTGAAGAACTTCAAAAAGAGGTTGACCGAACCGTGTTACTTTACAACCAGGAAAAGCCTCATATAGAGTTACAACGAAAAAGCCCCAATGAATTTGAAAAAAGTTATCTTTGTAATGGACAACAATCCTTCAGTCTCTAA
- a CDS encoding transposase: MATRRQFKMTTAERRRRHFSDSFKIQKVREIETGKTKVSEISKQYEVTTTNVYRWLNKFGTMKDKKEKLIIETDSDTRQLLELKKKVAELERIIGQKQILIDFKDKMIELAEETYGVDIKKKFSTRPSNISGTTENNTDTA, from the coding sequence ATGGCAACAAGAAGACAATTTAAAATGACCACCGCCGAGCGAAGGCGTCGTCATTTCAGCGACAGTTTCAAGATTCAAAAAGTCAGGGAAATAGAAACAGGCAAAACAAAAGTTTCCGAAATTAGCAAACAATATGAAGTAACCACTACTAACGTTTATCGGTGGTTAAACAAATTCGGAACTATGAAAGACAAGAAAGAGAAACTTATTATTGAAACAGATAGTGACACAAGGCAGCTATTGGAACTCAAAAAGAAAGTAGCAGAACTTGAACGGATAATCGGCCAAAAGCAAATCCTGATTGATTTCAAAGATAAGATGATAGAACTGGCAGAAGAGACCTATGGCGTAGATATAAAAAAAAAGTTTTCTACCCGACCCTCGAATATTTCTGGCACCACAGAGAACAATACCGATACAGCATGA
- a CDS encoding NifU family protein yields the protein MEDDRKKLNQKVQNVIEQVRPYLQADGGDINFIEITDDNVVNVELTGACGACPFSTMTLKNGVEATLKKVIPEIKEVVAINL from the coding sequence ATGGAAGACGACAGAAAAAAACTCAACCAAAAGGTTCAAAATGTAATTGAACAGGTGCGCCCTTACCTGCAGGCCGATGGCGGCGACATTAATTTTATTGAAATTACGGACGACAATGTGGTAAACGTAGAGCTTACCGGAGCCTGTGGCGCTTGTCCTTTCAGCACCATGACGCTGAAAAACGGCGTGGAAGCCACGCTCAAAAAAGTTATTCCCGAAATCAAAGAGGTGGTTGCCATTAATTTGTAA
- a CDS encoding Mrp/NBP35 family ATP-binding protein, translating to MAITKQQVVDALKQVIFFAKKDNIVDLNMIQDISIKGKEIKVTIVFEKLDDPAVGIIYNSVVKTLKNELGDDITVDVKPVGDESGPLSGVKNIIAVISGKGGVGKSTVAANLAVSLAKDGSKVGILDADVLGPSVPIMFGVEGGQPKVIERKGKPVLLPLENYGIKILSIGFFVKPEQALMWRGSMANNAFNQLMTDCDWGELDYLVIDMPPGTGDIQLTLAQNYNITGAVLVTTPQKVAAADVRRAAMMYRQEKLTIPLLGIIENMSYFTPEDAPDKKYYIFGQGASDQLANELGIKVLGRIPIEPKVTETGDKGMPLSLIDGSPVSEAFKEIVTKLKAEIAKL from the coding sequence ATGGCTATTACAAAACAACAGGTCGTTGATGCACTTAAACAGGTCATCTTTTTTGCCAAAAAAGACAATATTGTTGACCTGAACATGATACAGGATATTTCCATCAAAGGAAAAGAAATTAAAGTAACCATTGTTTTTGAAAAGCTGGATGATCCCGCCGTGGGAATTATTTACAATTCGGTGGTAAAAACGCTGAAAAACGAATTGGGCGATGACATCACGGTGGATGTAAAACCGGTGGGTGACGAATCCGGTCCGCTTTCCGGCGTAAAAAATATTATTGCTGTTATCTCCGGTAAAGGCGGTGTGGGAAAATCCACGGTGGCGGCTAACCTGGCCGTGTCATTGGCTAAAGATGGCAGCAAAGTGGGAATTTTGGATGCCGATGTGCTGGGGCCGTCTGTGCCTATTATGTTTGGCGTGGAAGGCGGACAACCCAAAGTGATTGAACGCAAAGGAAAACCGGTTTTACTGCCACTCGAAAATTACGGCATTAAAATTCTCTCCATCGGCTTTTTTGTAAAACCCGAACAGGCGCTCATGTGGCGTGGTTCCATGGCCAACAATGCTTTTAATCAGCTGATGACCGATTGCGACTGGGGCGAACTGGATTATCTCGTTATTGACATGCCTCCCGGAACCGGCGATATTCAATTGACTTTGGCACAGAATTATAACATTACAGGAGCTGTTCTGGTTACCACACCTCAAAAAGTGGCTGCTGCCGATGTGCGCCGGGCGGCTATGATGTATCGCCAGGAAAAACTTACCATTCCGTTGCTCGGAATAATTGAAAATATGTCCTACTTTACTCCCGAAGATGCACCGGACAAAAAATATTACATTTTTGGACAGGGAGCCAGTGATCAGCTGGCCAATGAGTTGGGAATTAAGGTGCTGGGACGTATCCCCATTGAACCTAAAGTAACCGAAACCGGCGACAAAGGAATGCCGCTTTCTCTTATTGACGGTTCTCCTGTAAGCGAAGCCTTCAAGGAAATTGTGACCAAGCTGAAAGCCGAAATCGCTAAATTGTAA
- the carB gene encoding carbamoyl-phosphate synthase (glutamine-hydrolyzing) large subunit: MEKQIKKVLVLGSGALKIGEAGEFDYSGSQALKALKEEGIETVLINPNIATVQTSEGIADKLYFLPVTPWFVEKVIEKEKPQGILLAFGGQTALNCGVELYRSEVLKKHGVEVLGTPVESIIQTEDRERFAEMLHTAGIKTPQSVAVTNRQEALEAARKIGFPLIIRAAYTLGGQGSGFCSDEEELSTLLSKSFSYSNQVLVEESLKGWKEVEYEVVRDRYDNVVTVCNMENFDPLGIHTGESIVVAPSQTLTNREYHKLRQLSMDIARAVGIIGECNVQFALDPDSEDYRVIEVNARLSRSSALASKATGYPLAFVAAKLGLGYGLHELKNSVTRTTPAFFEPALDYLVVKIPRWDLNKFVGVSHEIGSGMKSVGEVMAIGRSFEEAFQKGLRMVGVGMHGFAANKALKPRNLAQALQKPTDMRVFYLAEALHRGWPVEKIHQHTRIDKWFLEKLKNILDIEQELLTFNHLEDLPDALLREAKQAGFSDFQIARLIYNDRAIGSTDDEILEVRNHRQKRGIVPSVKQIDTLAAEYPAQTNYLYLTYHGSENDIRYENDGRSVIVLGSGAYRIGSSVEFDWSSVNALDTIRRKGFRAVMINYNPETVSTDYDRCDRLYLEELTFERVLDIAGLENPHGVIVSTGGQIPNNLAMRLHRQKIPVLGTAPENIDRAENRYKFSEMLDKIGVHQPEWRELTSLEDIYSFTEEVGFPVLIRPSYVLSGAAMNVVSNKNELKHFLRLATEVSKQYPVVVSKFLTEAKEIEMDAVARDGDVVVYAISEHVEFAGVHSGDATIMFPPQKVYVETVRRIKRISRQIARELHISGPFNIQFLAKDNDIKVIECNLRASRSFPFVSKVLNTNFIDYAVRIMLGENPEKPGKSLFDIDHIGVKAPQFSFSRLSKADPVLGVDMVSTGEVGCIGDDYYEAILKALLSVGYRIPEKGILISSGPLRSKTELINSARMLQEKGYQLYATKGTHDFYTKNGIETIRVFWPDEKQQPNAYDLIKNKVVDLVINVPKNLTSRELSNDYTIRRAAVDFNIPLITNARLASAFVYAISRYKLEDLPIKSRDEY, encoded by the coding sequence ATGGAAAAACAGATAAAAAAAGTCCTTGTTCTTGGTTCCGGTGCCCTGAAAATCGGCGAAGCCGGCGAGTTCGATTACAGCGGCAGCCAGGCGTTGAAAGCGCTGAAAGAAGAAGGAATAGAAACCGTCCTGATCAATCCCAACATTGCCACGGTACAAACGTCGGAAGGCATTGCCGACAAGCTTTATTTTCTGCCCGTTACTCCTTGGTTTGTGGAAAAGGTCATCGAAAAAGAAAAACCGCAGGGCATCCTGCTGGCCTTCGGCGGACAAACGGCCCTGAACTGTGGCGTGGAACTGTACCGTTCGGAAGTACTGAAAAAACACGGAGTGGAAGTACTGGGTACGCCGGTGGAATCGATCATTCAAACCGAAGACCGCGAACGTTTTGCCGAAATGCTACATACTGCCGGCATCAAAACCCCGCAATCGGTAGCCGTTACCAACCGGCAGGAAGCCCTTGAAGCGGCACGGAAAATAGGTTTCCCGCTGATTATCCGGGCGGCTTACACGCTGGGCGGCCAGGGCAGCGGATTTTGTTCCGATGAAGAAGAACTTTCCACGCTGTTGTCCAAATCCTTTTCTTATTCAAATCAGGTATTGGTGGAAGAATCGCTTAAAGGCTGGAAAGAAGTGGAATACGAAGTGGTTCGCGACCGGTACGACAACGTGGTTACCGTGTGTAACATGGAAAATTTCGACCCGCTTGGCATCCACACCGGCGAAAGCATTGTGGTGGCCCCATCGCAAACACTTACCAACCGCGAATACCACAAATTACGACAACTTTCCATGGACATTGCCCGGGCTGTAGGCATCATTGGCGAATGCAACGTACAGTTTGCCCTCGACCCTGATTCGGAAGACTACCGGGTTATTGAAGTCAATGCCCGGCTGTCGCGTTCCAGTGCGCTGGCATCCAAAGCTACCGGTTATCCGCTGGCGTTTGTGGCGGCCAAGCTGGGACTGGGATACGGCCTGCACGAACTGAAAAACAGCGTTACCCGGACTACACCGGCTTTTTTTGAACCGGCACTGGATTATCTTGTGGTGAAAATTCCGCGATGGGATTTAAACAAGTTCGTCGGTGTTTCGCACGAAATCGGTTCCGGGATGAAGAGCGTGGGCGAAGTGATGGCCATCGGCCGGAGTTTTGAAGAAGCTTTTCAGAAAGGACTGCGCATGGTGGGCGTAGGCATGCACGGCTTTGCTGCCAACAAAGCACTGAAACCGCGCAATCTTGCGCAGGCATTACAAAAGCCTACCGACATGCGGGTTTTCTACCTTGCCGAAGCACTGCACCGGGGATGGCCAGTGGAAAAAATCCATCAACACACCCGCATTGACAAATGGTTTCTCGAAAAGCTGAAGAACATACTGGATATCGAGCAGGAACTGCTAACTTTTAACCACCTGGAAGATTTACCGGATGCGCTGTTGCGCGAAGCCAAACAAGCCGGATTTTCCGATTTTCAGATTGCCCGCCTGATTTATAACGACCGGGCCATCGGCAGTACCGACGATGAAATTCTGGAAGTGCGAAATCACCGGCAAAAACGGGGAATTGTCCCTTCCGTTAAGCAAATTGATACGCTGGCAGCCGAATACCCGGCACAAACCAATTATCTTTATCTCACGTACCACGGAAGTGAAAACGACATCCGTTACGAAAACGACGGCCGTTCGGTCATCGTGCTGGGCTCGGGGGCGTATCGCATCGGTAGCAGCGTGGAATTTGACTGGTCGTCGGTAAATGCACTGGACACCATCCGTCGCAAAGGCTTTCGTGCTGTGATGATCAACTACAACCCGGAAACGGTAAGCACTGATTACGACCGCTGCGACCGGCTTTATCTCGAAGAACTCACTTTTGAACGGGTGCTGGACATTGCCGGACTGGAAAATCCACACGGGGTAATTGTTTCCACCGGCGGACAAATACCCAACAACCTGGCCATGCGGCTGCACCGACAAAAAATTCCTGTTTTGGGAACCGCCCCCGAAAACATTGACCGCGCCGAAAATCGTTATAAATTTTCGGAAATGCTGGACAAGATTGGGGTACACCAGCCCGAATGGCGCGAGCTGACCAGCCTCGAAGATATTTACAGCTTTACGGAAGAAGTAGGCTTTCCGGTGCTGATTCGGCCTTCGTATGTGCTTTCGGGCGCTGCCATGAATGTGGTTTCCAATAAAAACGAGCTGAAACATTTCCTCCGGCTGGCCACCGAAGTTTCCAAACAGTATCCGGTGGTGGTTTCCAAATTCCTTACCGAAGCCAAAGAGATTGAAATGGACGCCGTGGCCCGCGACGGCGACGTGGTTGTGTATGCCATTTCGGAACATGTGGAATTTGCCGGCGTTCACTCGGGCGATGCCACCATCATGTTTCCCCCGCAAAAAGTTTACGTGGAAACCGTTCGCCGCATTAAACGCATCAGCCGGCAGATTGCCCGCGAGCTGCACATCAGCGGTCCGTTTAACATCCAGTTCCTGGCCAAAGACAACGATATCAAGGTCATTGAATGTAACCTGCGGGCTTCGCGCAGCTTTCCGTTTGTTTCCAAAGTGTTAAACACCAATTTTATCGATTATGCCGTCCGGATTATGCTGGGGGAAAATCCCGAAAAACCTGGAAAATCGCTTTTCGACATTGACCACATCGGCGTCAAGGCACCACAGTTTTCCTTTTCGCGCCTGAGCAAAGCCGACCCGGTGCTCGGTGTGGACATGGTTTCCACAGGCGAAGTGGGCTGTATCGGCGACGATTATTACGAAGCCATCCTGAAAGCCCTTTTGTCGGTAGGATACCGCATTCCCGAAAAGGGTATTCTGATCTCTTCGGGACCGTTGCGTTCGAAAACCGAGCTCATCAACAGCGCCCGTATGCTGCAGGAAAAAGGATATCAGCTGTATGCCACCAAAGGCACACACGACTTTTATACCAAAAACGGCATTGAAACCATTCGTGTTTTCTGGCCCGACGAAAAACAGCAGCCCAATGCCTACGACCTGATCAAAAACAAGGTGGTAGATTTGGTGATTAATGTTCCGAAAAACCTCACTTCAAGAGAGTTGAGCAACGATTACACCATCCGGCGTGCCGCGGTGGATTTCAACATTCCGCTCATCACCAATGCCCGGCTGGCCAGTGCTTTTGTGTATGCCATCAGTCGCTATAAACTGGAAGATTTGCCGATAAAAAGCCGCGACGAATATTAA
- the carA gene encoding glutamine-hydrolyzing carbamoyl-phosphate synthase small subunit — protein sequence MKSNRYRQATLILEDGTTFSGFSFGYEASVAGEIVFNTAMTGYPESLTDPSYRGQILVLTYPSIGNYGVPGKETDRDMLLHFESEHVHISALIISDYSEKHSHWNATQSLGDWLKSEKVPALFGIDTRQLTKHIREKGSMPAKIIFDEDIPFWDPNKENLVAQVCIREKRVYGHGKHKILLVDCGVKNNIIRYLLRYDTQIIRVPWDYDYSHEEYDGLFISNGPGDPQTCVPTINHLKTSLEEDKPVFGICLGHQLVALAAGAQTYKLKFGHRSHNQPVIQAGTRRAYLTSQNHGFAVDEKTLNSDWKIYFKNLNDQSNEGIRHRTKPVFTTQFHPEAAGGPTDTAFLFGNFVQEIEKWKNR from the coding sequence ATGAAAAGCAACCGCTACCGGCAGGCCACACTGATACTTGAAGACGGCACCACCTTTTCGGGATTTTCTTTCGGATACGAGGCTTCCGTAGCCGGCGAAATTGTCTTCAACACCGCCATGACCGGTTATCCCGAAAGCCTTACTGACCCTTCGTACCGCGGCCAGATTTTGGTACTGACCTATCCTTCCATCGGTAATTACGGCGTTCCCGGAAAAGAAACCGACCGGGACATGTTGCTGCATTTCGAGTCGGAACATGTACACATCTCGGCACTTATTATTTCCGATTACTCAGAGAAACACAGCCACTGGAATGCCACCCAGAGCCTGGGCGACTGGCTCAAAAGCGAAAAAGTGCCGGCCCTGTTCGGTATTGATACCCGGCAGCTTACCAAACACATCCGTGAAAAAGGTTCCATGCCCGCTAAAATCATTTTCGATGAAGACATCCCCTTTTGGGATCCTAACAAAGAAAACCTGGTGGCACAGGTATGCATCCGCGAGAAACGGGTTTACGGCCACGGGAAACACAAAATCTTGCTGGTGGACTGCGGCGTGAAAAACAACATCATTCGTTACCTGTTGCGTTACGACACCCAGATTATTCGTGTGCCGTGGGATTACGATTACAGCCACGAGGAATACGACGGTCTGTTTATTTCCAACGGTCCCGGCGACCCGCAAACCTGTGTTCCTACCATCAATCATCTGAAAACATCCCTTGAAGAAGACAAACCCGTATTTGGCATCTGCCTGGGACATCAGCTGGTAGCGCTGGCTGCCGGAGCACAGACGTACAAACTGAAATTCGGTCACCGCAGTCATAATCAACCGGTTATTCAGGCTGGAACCCGCAGGGCTTACCTGACTTCGCAAAATCACGGTTTTGCCGTAGATGAAAAGACGTTAAACAGCGACTGGAAAATTTATTTTAAAAACCTGAATGATCAGAGTAACGAAGGAATCCGCCACCGGACAAAACCCGTTTTTACCACGCAGTTTCATCCTGAAGCAGCCGGTGGTCCAACCGATACAGCCTTTTTATTTGGAAATTTTGTACAGGAAATCGAAAAATGGAAAAACAGATAA
- a CDS encoding ATP-binding protein, with amino-acid sequence MENKIERSLMPVLQKELAESHKIIILYGARQTGKTTLANDVLSKTEGKILKVNADELRYAEVLSSRDLHKLKLLTGDYDILFIDEAQRIKDIGINLKILYDNIPNLKLFVTGSSSFDLADKVKEPLTGRTSTWVLYPVSVRELSKTHNYFELQSRLEEFMLFGMYPELFRYETAQRKEKYLRELASAYLYKDILELAPVRNTSKIKDLLKMLAFQIGSEVSLNELGNSLGMSQETVQSYIHLLEKSFIVFRLSGFSRNLRKEISKRDKIYFWDLGIRNMLIDNFSPFSFRNDIGALWENFIISERMKYLSYNEIYASSYFWRTYTGAELDYVEEHNGKLYGYEIKFKKARKKAPKAWVENYGSRFQCITRDNFWEFVV; translated from the coding sequence ATGGAAAATAAGATTGAAAGAAGCTTAATGCCGGTATTGCAAAAAGAGCTGGCCGAAAGCCATAAGATTATTATTTTGTACGGGGCAAGGCAAACCGGAAAAACCACGCTGGCCAATGATGTGCTTTCAAAGACAGAAGGAAAAATTTTAAAAGTAAATGCCGACGAATTAAGATATGCCGAAGTACTTTCTTCGCGGGATTTGCATAAATTGAAACTGCTGACGGGCGATTATGATATTTTGTTTATTGATGAAGCACAACGCATAAAAGATATCGGTATTAATCTTAAAATCTTGTATGACAACATTCCAAACCTGAAACTGTTTGTTACAGGTTCTTCTTCTTTCGACCTCGCCGACAAAGTAAAAGAGCCTCTTACGGGAAGGACTTCCACGTGGGTTTTATATCCTGTATCGGTCAGGGAATTGAGCAAAACCCATAATTATTTTGAACTGCAAAGCCGGCTTGAAGAGTTTATGTTGTTCGGGATGTACCCGGAACTGTTCCGGTATGAAACGGCGCAGCGTAAGGAAAAATATTTACGGGAACTGGCCTCCGCATACTTGTACAAAGATATTTTGGAACTGGCACCTGTCCGTAATACTTCCAAGATAAAAGATCTGCTCAAAATGCTGGCGTTTCAAATCGGATCGGAAGTTTCCCTAAATGAATTGGGAAACAGCCTCGGGATGAGCCAGGAAACGGTTCAGTCTTATATCCATTTGCTCGAAAAATCGTTTATTGTTTTCCGGTTAAGCGGTTTCAGCCGAAATCTTCGGAAAGAGATATCAAAACGCGACAAGATTTATTTTTGGGATTTGGGCATCCGGAATATGCTGATTGATAATTTTTCGCCCTTTAGCTTTCGCAACGACATAGGTGCTTTGTGGGAAAACTTTATTATCTCGGAAAGAATGAAATATTTATCATACAACGAGATATATGCCTCTTCTTATTTTTGGCGTACTTATACCGGTGCAGAGTTGGATTATGTTGAAGAACACAACGGCAAATTGTATGGCTATGAAATAAAATTTAAAAAAGCCCGGAAAAAAGCCCCCAAAGCATGGGTCGAAAATTACGGAAGCCGGTTTCAGTGTATCACCCGCGACAATTTTTGGGAGTTTGTTGTGTAG
- a CDS encoding LytR/AlgR family response regulator transcription factor: protein MNNPIPVLIVDDEQDSRDGLEILIRKHFPELSVIAKAETAQQALEIIVDQVPEIIFLDVQMPVHDGFWLVEKLKMIRVNVCVIFVTAYDEYVIQALRHAAFDFLTKPVETDKLKDAIDRFQLERSEMNLNRKLDRLETYMTRGKIRFNTLDGFIMVAPEEIVYCEADKNYSYIHLTNGKSHLITAQLGTLGKRLKNRGAFIRISRSALINLNFLESYRRKSKTVVLSDILQKYELKASGAGSRKLLSL, encoded by the coding sequence ATGAATAACCCTATTCCGGTTCTGATTGTAGATGATGAGCAGGATTCCCGCGATGGTTTGGAAATCCTGATCAGGAAACATTTCCCCGAGCTTTCTGTTATTGCAAAAGCCGAAACTGCACAGCAGGCTTTAGAGATTATTGTGGATCAGGTTCCTGAAATTATCTTTTTGGATGTGCAGATGCCGGTACACGATGGTTTCTGGCTGGTGGAAAAATTAAAGATGATCCGTGTCAATGTTTGTGTCATTTTTGTTACAGCATATGACGAGTATGTAATACAGGCCTTGCGTCATGCAGCGTTCGATTTTTTGACCAAACCGGTTGAAACGGATAAATTAAAAGATGCTATTGACCGGTTTCAGCTGGAAAGGAGTGAAATGAACCTGAACAGAAAACTTGACCGGCTGGAAACATACATGACCCGGGGTAAAATACGTTTCAACACGTTGGATGGTTTTATTATGGTTGCCCCCGAAGAAATTGTTTATTGCGAAGCGGATAAAAATTATTCTTATATCCACCTCACCAACGGAAAGTCCCATCTCATCACTGCTCAATTGGGGACGTTAGGTAAAAGGTTAAAAAACCGGGGGGCTTTTATCCGGATCAGCCGGTCAGCATTAATCAATCTGAATTTCTTGGAAAGTTATAGACGAAAGTCAAAAACAGTGGTGTTGTCGGATATTCTTCAGAAATATGAACTGAAAGCCTCCGGTGCCGGAAGCAGAAAGTTGTTGTCGCTTTAA